GCGCCGGCGAAGCGTTCATACGCAACGCCGTTCGGGATCACCGTCGGATGGAGGCGCCAGCCCTGCTCGACCTCGTCGGCTACCGCTCGTGACACGCAGATCCGGGCGTAAGGGTTGACGACGGCCTTCTCATGGCACTCAACGAGGATCGGCGTGGTGAACTGGTCGAGATGGTGGATCGTGCGGATGCACGTCCCGACGGCGTTGGCACTGATGCAGTCCTGGGCGTGCACGATGTCGAAGTCAGCCGGGTCGAAGGCGGCCCGCAGGGTGTCGATGGACCGCACGATGCGTTGGGTGATCGTCTCGTTCTCTCGGTCGGGGAACGGAACGAGCCGCACCCGCACAGCCGGATCCACAGCGCGGAAGAAGCCCTCGTCGCCACCGCGGGCGAGCGACCACACCGTCACGTCGGCGCCGAGCCGGGCCATCGCCTCAGCCAGGTTCAACGTATGGACCACGCCTCCACGGGGTTTCGTCGAATAGGTGAGCAGAGCGACGCGCAGATGCTGCGTGCCGCTCATCGCTGGTCCGCCGGCGTCGTCGACCGGTAGGTGTCGGGCCGGAGTTCGGCGAGATGGCTCAGGACGCGCCGCGCCCGGTCGACTTCGGCATCGACATCGACTGTCACCGTGGCCATTCCGCCTTTCGAACGAGTGGTTGCCAGGATGTCGCCACCTGGTCCGACGACCTTCGCCTGTCCGAGGAAGCGCAGTGACCCCATCACCCCGGTCTGGTTCGACGACACGACGAACACCTGATTCTCGGCAGCTCGGGCACTGTCGTAGAGATCGAACAACCGGGACTGGCGGTCGGCCGGTAGGCGTGCGGCGCGGTCGGTGACGCTGGCCGGCCACGCGGACAGCGCCGCGATGATCCGTGCGCCGTCGAGCGCCAGCGTGCGTGCCGACTCCGGGAAGGTCTTGTCGTAGTCGATCAGCATGCCGATGCGACCGACCGGGGTGTCGAAGGCACCGAAGGAGTCACCGGCCGCGTAGGCGAGTGCCTCGCCGGCGGGCTGATGAACCTTACGGTGCGTGCCCAGGATGCCGTCCCCCGTGACGCAGACGGCAGTGTTGAATCGCTGCTCGCCGACCGCTTCGGTGTACCCGATACAGACGGTCATGTCGCCGGCGGCCGCGGCGATCGCGGCGAGTTCCGGACCGTCGGGTTGCAGCGCCGGCGGCAGTTCTGCCGGGTCGGGTTGTCGAAGATCGCCCAGGTATCCACCGAGCGAGGCGTCGGGGAAGACGAGGAGGTCGACGCCGTCGCGCGCCGCGGATTCGACGATGCCGACCGCTTTGGCGACACCGCGTTCCACGTCGCGTCCGAAGTGCGCGGCGAGGGCGCCGAGGGTGACCGTCCTCATGGGCGAACTGTACCGGTCGGATCCGTGGGCGAGTCGGGTCGCTCGAGATCTTTCATGCGATACCCAGCCCGGTCACCGTCGACGCGACCGCGACAGTCGTCTCGCCGTCGGGCCACCGCAGCCGCACGCCCGGTTGGGCGGTCAGTCGGCCGCAATCGGCGGTCGTCACCGGCTCGGGTGCGGGGACGTCGCGTCGAGCACCCGCGCGATCGGTGGTGAGCGTCGCATATCCCGGGAAACAGGTCAGCCACGCGCCCATCGACGCGTCGCCGGGCCGCGGCACTGCCGTCACGTCCAGTTCGGCACCCGTCCCCGACGCTTCGGCGAGCATGCCGAGCGTGCCGACGATCCCGGCCATGCTGACGTCCTTCGCCGACGCCGGGCGCACGGTCGCGAGGTGGGATGTCATGGCGCAGAGTTCCTCGCTGCTACGTGAACTCGTCGAGTCCCACTGGCGGTCGTGATATCCGGGTCGCCACGAGCCACCGAGGTCGGCGTGCAGGGTGACGGTGTCGCCGACCCGGCCACCGCCGGCGGGCAGTGGACTGGGCGTCGTGCCCAGTGCGGTCACCGACAGCGCCGACGGCACACCGACCTGGGTGTGACCACCGAGAACGGGTGTCCGCCACGCCGCGGCCGCCGAGGAGATCCCGCGGATGATGCGGGTGAGATGCGACGTCGTCGGCGCTCCGACGGCATCGAGGAGACCGAGCGGACGGGCACCCATCGCACTGAGGTCGTTGAGGTTGACGAGCACCGAACACCAGCCGGCCCATTCGGGATCGCGTTCGATCATCGACGGAACGATGGCGTCGCAGGCGGCGATCACGTCGGTGCCCGGTAGCGGGACCCCGTCGTCGCCGCGGAACCCGGAGGATCCGAGCCCGCCCGGTTGGTCTGCGAACGGCGCGAGTGCCTCGGCGAGAACCGCTTTCGTCCCGTCGACTGTGCGTTGAATTCTGTCGAGTGGGTAGCGCATCTCCCGGTGCGACCGTCCTTCAATCTGCGGACCGGGACCGTGGTCCAGCCAGCCGAGCCTCGCGAACATCGGTGCGTAACGATCCTGGACGGTCGCGTCGAACCGGAGGGCGCCCAGCTGTTCGACGTGCGCGCACGCCGCCCGCACGAGTGCCGGCCCGATCCCGGCTGCGTGGCCCGGATCGCCGACGACGAGCCGCGACCCGAACCACCATCCGATGTCGGCGTATGTCGATCCTGCCCACGGAGTGGGTGCGATGCGCACCCCACCCGCGATCGTCCCGTCCGGCAGGGTCGCGACGAGGACGGTGGTGCGCGGATTCTCGTCGGTGTCGTCGAGATCGCTGTGCTCGAAAAGTGCCTGCCGTTCGACGAATTCGCGGTGTCGCAGCGCGCGATATGCCGCATGTTCCCGCGGGCTGTCCGCAACGGTGATCAGGAACTCCGACCGCGGCGTCGTTCGTGGCAGCCCGGACAGGATCGACAGTTCGCCCCGTGACAACACGTCAGCCCCCGACCGTCGGCAATACGCTGCACGCACCGCAGGCAGCGCAACCCGCACGCTGCTCCGACCCGGACATCCCGATGAAGCTCAGATGACCGGCCACCTCGCGGGTGATCTTCTCGACGATCGTGGGGTCGGGTGCGGGAGCGTTGTCGACGTCGACGGCGAGGGTCCCCGCGTGACGCCGGAACGGCACGATGAAGGGATACACGCCCATGTCGGCGAGTTCTTTGGCGCCGGCGATCATCTCGTCGGTGTCCTCGCCGAGCCCGACCAGCAGGTAGGTCGACACCTGGTTGCGCCCGAACACCCGGACCGCCTCGGTCCACGCCGCCCGGTACTCCGACATCGGTACCGTCGACTTGCCTGGCATCCAGCGGCGCCGCACGTCGTCGTCGAGGGATTCGACGTGGATGCCGACGGCGTCCGCACCGGCCTCGCGCAGTTCGGTCAGGACGGCCAGATCTGCGGGCGGTTCGCACTGGACCTGGATCGGCAGTTCCGGCAGCGCCGCTTTGATCGCCCGGACGCACCGGGCGAGATGACGGGCCCCGCGGTCGCGTCCACCACTGGTGCCGGTGGTCATGACCATGTTGGTGACGCCGTCGAGATCGACGGCCGCACGGGCGACTTCGGCGAGTTGCTCGGGCTTCTTCACCGCGATCGTCGAGCCGGACGTCAGCGACTCCTCGATCGAACAGAACCGGCACCGCTGGTCCTCGGCGTAGCGGATACAGGTCTGCAGGACGGTCGTCGCCAACACGTTGCGTCCATGCAGGCGGGCGATCTTCTCGTAGCTCACCCCGTCCGCGGTCTGCAGGTCGTAGAACCGGGGGCGCCCGATCGCACTGACCTCGACGCCGATGTCGACCCCGTCGTACAGCACGCGATCACCGTCGAAGACGAACGGGCTCTGCGGATTCCGCGGGATCGCGGCATGCAACCCGTCGACCATGAGGTGGCCGTCGTCGCTGGGCCCCGCGCCGCCGCTGCGCTGCACCGGCGGCTCCCCGCGAATACCGAGCAACGCCAGGTCAACTCGTGTGGATACCGTCATGGGTGCTCCTTAGAAGAATGAACTATGTGCTCGACGGTGAGCGCTTCTTGCTGGTTGAGCCGGCCCCGACCCCGCTGGTTGAACCGTCCGCGCACCCCCGCTGGTTGAGCCGACCCCGAGCGAAGCGAGGCGTCGAGTCGAAGCCACCTGGTGACCCGACCTCGACAACCCAACCCTGGAAGCCCACAGGACCCCAAACCTACTGCGCAACAACCAACTGCGCGCGTCCACCACAAACCGCTTCGACAACATGCTCAGCCACATACCTCGCGTCACGATCGATACCGAGGAACCGTCCGGACCCCCAGGTGTGCATCCAGGGCAACCCGACGAAGCTGAGCCCGGGGACTTCGGTGATCCCGCGTGTCTGCATGGGCCGGCCACCGCCGTCGAAGGCGCTGGCCTCGATCCACCGGTAGTCGGGTCGGTAGCCGATGGCCCAGATGATCGAGGTGACGTCTTCGGCCGAGAGATCGAGTTCGGTCGGATCGACCTCGGGCGCCCACACCGGCTCGTACCGAGATGCCTCCGGCGCGTCGATGCCGAGCTTGTCGATATGGCGGTCGATGTCACCGCAGATCGAGTTGTACACGGCGTCGGCCCGGTCGAGCGCGGCCGTGAGCGTCGGCGCGAACCGCAGCGTCGAGTCCTTGCCGTCGCTGAGCACGCCGTACAGCTTCATCCCTTCGACGGCAAAGCGTCGAAGGTCGATGTCGCGGCCGCCGTCGCGACCGGTGACGTAGTGATTCGTCTTCTCCTGCGCAGCCCGTCCGCCGGGGTACTCCTGGGTCGGTGTGTCGTAGAGACCCATGTCCGACAGCCAGGTCATGCAGTCGCGGCCGCGGTAGAACCGAGCGACTCGCGGTGCGTTGCCGATCGCGAGATGTACCTGCCGGCCGGCGAGGTGCAAGTCCTCGGCGATCTGCGTGCCCGACTGTCCCGACCCGACGACCAGCACGGCACCGTCGGGAAGTTGCTCTGGGTTGAAATACTCCTCGGAGTGCACCTGGTGCACGGCCGGATCCAGCGACGACGCGAACGGCGGAACCACCGGCAGGGGATACCCGCCGGTTGCGATGACGGCCTGGTCGCAGGTGAGCGACCGCATTCCGTCGGGGCCTTCAAGAGTCAGCTCGAACCGATCACCGGAGAGACGTTGCAGGCGAGTGACTTTGGTGTGTTCGACGAGGGGTGGTTCGAAGGTCTCCAGCCAACCGTGCAACCACTCTACGACTTCGTCACGGGTCATGAAGCCGTCCGGATCCGGGCCGTCGTAAGAGTATCCAGGGAGCTTGCAATGCCAGTTCGGAGTCACCAGCGTGAAGTTGTCCCAACGCTTATCGGCCCATGCATGAACCGCGGTGTCGGCTTCGACGACGAGATGTTCGACGCCCGCCTGCCCGAGGTACCAGCTGACCGAGAGGCCGGCCTGTCCGCCGCCGATGACGACGACCGGCACGTGTGCGTTCATGACAGCTCCTCATTGCTGGTTCTAGCGCTACCACCGCTGGTTGAGCCGGGGCGGAGCGAAGCGGCGACCGGGCCCCCTCCGCTGGTTGAGCCGGGCCGGAGCGAAGCGACGCCCCGAGTCGAAGCCACTTCCGCACCCGGCAACGGCGGGTACATCGAGACCACCTCGACCTCAGCGGAATCCGCATGCCGCCGGGCATCGACGGCGATCTCCTCCGCCGACGCCGCTGCCGAGGTACAGGCGAACCCGTACTTGGCACGGACACGCGCGCTGGCCTCGTCGAGCGCCGTGGTGGCCCGCGACCGGAAGTCGTCGACGCGGTACGTACCTGGCGTGAGGTGGTCGTGCAGTACGAGGCTGGGGGAGTAGTACTGGCGGAACTGCCCGTCGGGCCAGCGCACCTGGACGGTCATCTCAGGCATGGGCGAGGTCCCGCCATGCGAAGGCCGCCGCGGCATCGGGATCGGTGTCGGCCTCGACGAGCATCCCGTACACCTCAGGCCGACGGTCCCTCAGATGGAACATGCCGGCCCGCATGGCGGTGAAGCTCTCCGCGATGTCCACCTCGGCGACGGCCAGGCCGCTCCCGAGAAGTGTTGTGTCGAGGATGTTCCCACCAGGGTCGACGATCTTGGCGTTGCCGACGTAGCGCAGCGACCCGAAGGTACCGCTCTGATTGGCCGCGACCCAGAACACCTGATTCTCCAGCGCGCGAGCGGTGTCGAAGAGGTTGAACCGGTAGGTCCAGCGGTCTTCTTGCAGGTTCTCCGCGGTCGCGGTGCGGGCCGCCGGCCAGGCGGAGAGGCTGGCGATGATCTCGGCGCCCTTGAGCGCCATGATCCGGGCGGCCTCGGGAAACGCCTTGTCGTAACAGATCTGGAGGCCGATCCGGCCGACGGGCGTGTCGAAGACGTCGTACCCGGTGCCCGACGAGTACGACATGTTCTCGCCGAGCGGTTGATGGACCTTGCGGTAGCTGCCGTAGATGGTGGTGCCGTCGAGGACGGCGGCCGCGTTGTAGCGGGTCTCACCGTCCTCGCCGAGTTCACAGAACCCGATCGCCACCACGAGATCTCCGACGATGGACTGCACCCGAGCGATCTCGGGTCCGTCGAGGGAGATCGCCGGCGGCAACGACCGGGCGCTGTTCTTCTGGGTGTCGCCGTGGTTGCCCAGGGACGACAGGTATCCGCCGATCGCCGCCTCCGGGAACACCAGGAAGTCGACGCCCCGCGTTCGTGCTTCGGCGACGTACTGTTCGATCGTCGCGTAGTTCTGCTCGAGATCGCGGGTGAAGTTCGCCGCGACGGTTCCGATGGTGGTCATAAGATTCCCAAAGATGGTTGTCGGAAGCTGCTGTGGGTCAGACCATGTAGGTCGAGTTGATGATTGCGCCCTTGCGTGCGTAGTGGATGAGTGCGTCCTGGACGTCGAGCGGGTGTGCCGGGATGACGCCTTCGATCAGGTCCTCTTCACGTCCGCCGTGCAGGGCGAGGCCGAAGCGGCAGCAGAACACGGTGCCGCCTTCGGAGATGAAGGTCTCGAGCGAGTTGTTAATATTCTGCTCGCCCGGGAATCCGGAGTCGCCGGTCGTCGGGAATCCCCGTGTGGCAAGGCAATTGATGGCACCGGGTCCGTAGAAGTACATGGCCGATTCGAAGCCCTTGCGGAGCGCGCGAGTGGCCTGCAGAACGGCGACGAACGACACCGACGACTCGTGGGCGATGCCGTGCACGAGCGTGAAGTAGGACTCACCGTTCTCGGCCTGGTAGTCCGGGAAGATCTTGGTGCCGCCATAGATGTTGGAGCCCTTGGGAAGTGAGGGGTGCGGGATCTCCGCCAGCGACGCGGCGATGTTCTCGGTGATGGTTTCGTCGAAAGAAGGCACAAGAACTCCTGGGATGGCGAGACGAGACGACGCCGACATGGCGGCTCGACGTGCGAGGATGGATCGGGCATCATTGCCCAGAGTGGTTCGACCGGAGATCGGTTTCATCGAGTAGCTACTGCTTGCTACGTCACACAGTTCACTCGCCATCGATTACCGAATGGTTTCCGGCGGAATAAAGAAAACCCGGATTCGTGTAACACGACCCTGGTCGGTCGACCGACTGGACCAGGCGTGCCCGACACATGAAAAATCCGACGAACCGGTCGGGTCGGGGGTCTGACCGGTTCGTCGGACGAGACCCAGTGTATCCCTCGCCCCTGACGACGGTCCATCGAGGTATCCGCAATTCTGTGACCTGTCGGATTGCAGATACTTCAGCGTGCTCGCTGCCTGAGGAGCGAAGCGACCCCCATTGATCCCTGGCGAGGCCCGGAGCTTGCGGAGGGCCATGCACCCCCTGCTCCCTGAGGAGGCCCGGAGCTTGCGGAGGGCCGTCACGAAGGGTCTCCCCAACCCAACCCACCACACCTCCGCGCGCCGCAGTCGCCATCGCCCGCGACTCGGAGCAACCTTGTCTTCATGCTGACTGCAGTTCTGTACGGGCTCGCAACCGCCATCCCCATCGCGGTCGGCGCGGCGATCGGTCTGCGCTGGAACCTGCCGAATCCGGTCCTGGCGACGCTGATGGCGTTCGGCGCGGGCACGATGATCGCGGCAGTCTCGACCGAACTCTTCGAACCCGCCTTCACCCAGGCCGGCACCGGCGTCGCAGCCGTCGCGCTGTTCTCCGGGACCGCGGTCTACGTCGTCGCCGACCGGCTCGTCGAGACCAAGCTCGGAGCCACGGCGATCGGTCCCGCACTGATGATCGGCGTCTTCCTCGACGGCGTACCGGAGAACACCGCGCTCGGCGTCTCACTGACCGCGGGTGGCTCGCTCGTGCTGGTGGTGGCGATTGCCGTCGGCAACGTCCCGGAAGCGGTGAGCGGCGCGTCGCTGATGCGGCGGGAGCACGACGCCTCGATGCGCTCCGCACTCGCGATGTGGACGTTCACCGCCGTCGTCCTCGTCGCTGTCACGGTCGGCGGTTACGCGATGGCCGACGCCATCCCGGCGACCGCGATCAGCGTGGTCCAAGCCTTCGCCGGCGGCGCGACGCTCGGTGTGCTCGCCAACTCACTGATGCCGGAGGCCTACCGCGAAGGTGGCTGGTGGGTGGGCCTCGCGACCGCGGGCGGTTTCCTCCTCGCCTTCGTCCTCGGCTGACCGCTTACTCCTCCCCGAGGATGGCGTACCTAATGCTCCATGAGGTGCGAGGAGCGCAAGCGACGAGCCACGAAGGGCGCCCGCAACCCCGCCGCTTCCTGAGGAGGCCCGGAGCTTGCGGAGGGCCGTCACCCCCTGCTCCCTGAGGAGGCCCGGAGCTTGCGGAGGGCCGTCACGAAGGGTCCCGCCCAAACGCAAAGCCCACCCCCTCAGTGCGTCTGCGCAGCCTCGGGGTCTCCTTCGACATGCCCTTCGGCCAACTCCGACAACGCCCGGAACACCCGCTTCGACGCCTCGGCCCAGGGCATGAGGATGGGGAAGACGTGGAACATGCCGGGTTCTTCGATGGCGTGGGTCGTCACGTCCGACGCCTCGAGCCGTGCCGCGAAGTCGCGTATGCCGTCGCGGAACATCTCGCTGCCGCCCCAGCACACGAACGTCGGTGGGAACCACGACGGATCGGGTTCACCGTTGATCGGTGACACCCGCGCGTCGTTCGGCTGGACGCCATGCAGGTACGGCGTGACCGGGATGCTCCAGGGGAGGATGTCGTAGGGCGCGTTGTCGGTGATCGACGGGTGGTCGAGGTCGAGGTCGATCTCGGGGGAGAACAACGCCAAAGCGCCCGGACGCGGTAGGTCGTGGTCCCGAAGGTAGGCCACCAGCGACGCCGCGAGACCACCGCCACCGGAGTCGCCGGCGACGATGATGTGTTCTGGGTCGACATCGCGTCCCAGCAGTCCGCGGTAGACGTCGGCTGCGTCGTGAACGCCTGCGGGAAAAGGGAATTCAGGTGCCATCCGATAGTCGGCGATGAACACCTCATGCCCGGAGATCCGTACGAGCGACGACGCGAACGCCGAGTACATCATCGGCGAGGTACCGATGTAACCGCCGCCGTGGAGGTACAGGATGGTTGCGCCGATCTCCTGCTTGTCGTCAAAGTCGTCGACATATGCGTCGGAACTCGCCTTGGCACGACACCACAGCCCGGGCACGCCGCCGACGATGTCGTCGGTGAGTTCGACGCCGTCGGTCAGCTCGACGAAGGGCGGCATCACGACGCGGCACACGTCGTCGAGGATCTTCTCCATCGACCGGAACTCCTCGATCGGCAGTCCCATCGAGTAGCCCATGAACGCACGGATGGTCTGGCGGGTGACGGACTGGCCAAGGTTGTCGAGCAGCCCGGACGGGCCCGACCACGGCTTGCGGAACGGGACCCGCGCGAGGCCGTTGATCATGCTCTGCGCGAGTCCGACGACGGTCAGCGCGGTCACCGGCGCCGACGCGGTCTGGACCTCCGGACGATCAGCCATCACCATGCCGCCAAGCGTAACGAGCGTGCCGGTGCCCGGCTGGACACGCGACCCACCGGGTGGGGCGGCGGTCGCCAGGCGTGGCAGACTACCCGGGTCCTCTAGTCCCCGAGATCCCCGTGAGGCGGCGATGGAGTTCTCAGCCTTCCCGGCTCCGGTCGAGGCCCCCGGCGCGTCGAGCGGCGCCGAGTCTGTGCAGCTCACGCTGGCCGACGCGTGGGAATCGAACCGCTCGATCCAGAAGTCGGCGGTGGGACGACTCTTCGCGGCCACCAACTCGGCTCTCTACGTCACCTTGATGGAACGTCACCTCGACTACGGCGCCAAACTGTCCGAGACCGAGCTGACCGTGCGCCTGGACCGCGACCTCGCCGACCTCGACCTCACCGATCAGGCAACCGGCCTCGACCTGGTCAAACTCTGGGCTCGGCAGGGCTGGCTGCACCGCGTCACCGACACCACCGACCCGCACGCCCCGAACCTGTGCCACCTGACCAGTGAGGCGCGGTCGGTCCTGGACTTCATGCGGCGTCAGCGTCGCGAGGACTCGATCGCCACCGGCGGCTCCATCACCGGTATCGCCGCCGAGCTCCGACGCGTCGCGGGTCAGGTCAGCAACGACCCCGACCAGATCCGTTCGGAGATCGAGGCGCAGATGTCCGACCTCGACGCCGAACTCGCCGACCTCGACGCCGGCCGACGCCCCCCGGTCGACCTGCGCGTGGCCGAGGACGCCGCCCGCACAATCGGCTACCAGATGGAGCAGATCATCTCCGACATCGGGCAGTACGGCGCGATGCTCGACCGCATCACCACCGCGCTGCTCGACGACCCCGGCGACTCCGACCTCGCCTACCGCGATCGCCAGCGTCAGCTATTCGACGACTACGAGGCGCTCCTCGACTCGCCGCAGTCCGCGTCGTACCAGGCGTTCTCGCACCTGATCCAGGATCCGGAGCGTCGCGCGCGCCTGAAGTCCGATATCGAGACCATTATCGACAGCTTCCCGGGCATTGACGCAGGCCTGCGGTCGGTGATGGACAACTTCTTCGGCCTCGTGACCCAGCAGATGGCCGAGGTCGGCCGAACCCGGCAGCGGTGTGCACGCCGTATCCGACGCTTCGTCGCGTCCGGCACGCTCGAGCAGAGCCGCGGTCTGGCCCGCCAGCTCAACGACGCCCTGGCCACCGCCAACGAACTGCTCAAGACGTCACTCGCCGATCGTCGCATCGGTTACGAGCTACCCCTGGCCGCGCCGACGGTGAACTCGATCGGCCGACTCGCCTTCGAGATCCGCGAACACGTGCCGCCCGCGCCGGCGCTCCCGGCCGCCGTCGACGCCGATCTCACGTCGTTCGCATCGCTGTCGGGCCAGGTCGACACCACCGAACTCACCGACACCGTGAATGCCGCGGTCGCCACCGGGCCCGTCGCCCTCGCCGACGTCATCGACGGACTCGAGGAGCCGTACCTCGCGCACGTGATCGTCCTGTGGTCGTGGGCCTCGAAACAGCAAGCGGCAGGG
The genomic region above belongs to Gordonia hongkongensis and contains:
- a CDS encoding carbon-nitrogen hydrolase family protein, translating into MRTVTLGALAAHFGRDVERGVAKAVGIVESAARDGVDLLVFPDASLGGYLGDLRQPDPAELPPALQPDGPELAAIAAAAGDMTVCIGYTEAVGEQRFNTAVCVTGDGILGTHRKVHQPAGEALAYAAGDSFGAFDTPVGRIGMLIDYDKTFPESARTLALDGARIIAALSAWPASVTDRAARLPADRQSRLFDLYDSARAAENQVFVVSSNQTGVMGSLRFLGQAKVVGPGGDILATTRSKGGMATVTVDVDAEVDRARRVLSHLAELRPDTYRSTTPADQR
- a CDS encoding MSMEG_0567/sll0787 family protein, which gives rise to MRAAYCRRSGADVLSRGELSILSGLPRTTPRSEFLITVADSPREHAAYRALRHREFVERQALFEHSDLDDTDENPRTTVLVATLPDGTIAGGVRIAPTPWAGSTYADIGWWFGSRLVVGDPGHAAGIGPALVRAACAHVEQLGALRFDATVQDRYAPMFARLGWLDHGPGPQIEGRSHREMRYPLDRIQRTVDGTKAVLAEALAPFADQPGGLGSSGFRGDDGVPLPGTDVIAACDAIVPSMIERDPEWAGWCSVLVNLNDLSAMGARPLGLLDAVGAPTTSHLTRIIRGISSAAAAWRTPVLGGHTQVGVPSALSVTALGTTPSPLPAGGGRVGDTVTLHADLGGSWRPGYHDRQWDSTSSRSSEELCAMTSHLATVRPASAKDVSMAGIVGTLGMLAEASGTGAELDVTAVPRPGDASMGAWLTCFPGYATLTTDRAGARRDVPAPEPVTTADCGRLTAQPGVRLRWPDGETTVAVASTVTGLGIA
- a CDS encoding MSMEG_0568 family radical SAM protein, which translates into the protein MTVSTRVDLALLGIRGEPPVQRSGGAGPSDDGHLMVDGLHAAIPRNPQSPFVFDGDRVLYDGVDIGVEVSAIGRPRFYDLQTADGVSYEKIARLHGRNVLATTVLQTCIRYAEDQRCRFCSIEESLTSGSTIAVKKPEQLAEVARAAVDLDGVTNMVMTTGTSGGRDRGARHLARCVRAIKAALPELPIQVQCEPPADLAVLTELREAGADAVGIHVESLDDDVRRRWMPGKSTVPMSEYRAAWTEAVRVFGRNQVSTYLLVGLGEDTDEMIAGAKELADMGVYPFIVPFRRHAGTLAVDVDNAPAPDPTIVEKITREVAGHLSFIGMSGSEQRAGCAACGACSVLPTVGG
- a CDS encoding MSMEG_0569 family flavin-dependent oxidoreductase, whose product is MNAHVPVVVIGGGQAGLSVSWYLGQAGVEHLVVEADTAVHAWADKRWDNFTLVTPNWHCKLPGYSYDGPDPDGFMTRDEVVEWLHGWLETFEPPLVEHTKVTRLQRLSGDRFELTLEGPDGMRSLTCDQAVIATGGYPLPVVPPFASSLDPAVHQVHSEEYFNPEQLPDGAVLVVGSGQSGTQIAEDLHLAGRQVHLAIGNAPRVARFYRGRDCMTWLSDMGLYDTPTQEYPGGRAAQEKTNHYVTGRDGGRDIDLRRFAVEGMKLYGVLSDGKDSTLRFAPTLTAALDRADAVYNSICGDIDRHIDKLGIDAPEASRYEPVWAPEVDPTELDLSAEDVTSIIWAIGYRPDYRWIEASAFDGGGRPMQTRGITEVPGLSFVGLPWMHTWGSGRFLGIDRDARYVAEHVVEAVCGGRAQLVVAQ
- a CDS encoding MSMEG_0570 family nitrogen starvation response protein; translated protein: MPEMTVQVRWPDGQFRQYYSPSLVLHDHLTPGTYRVDDFRSRATTALDEASARVRAKYGFACTSAAASAEEIAVDARRHADSAEVEVVSMYPPLPGAEVASTRGVASLRPGSTSGGGPVAASLRPGSTSGGSARTSNEELS
- a CDS encoding carbon-nitrogen hydrolase family protein; the encoded protein is MTTIGTVAANFTRDLEQNYATIEQYVAEARTRGVDFLVFPEAAIGGYLSSLGNHGDTQKNSARSLPPAISLDGPEIARVQSIVGDLVVAIGFCELGEDGETRYNAAAVLDGTTIYGSYRKVHQPLGENMSYSSGTGYDVFDTPVGRIGLQICYDKAFPEAARIMALKGAEIIASLSAWPAARTATAENLQEDRWTYRFNLFDTARALENQVFWVAANQSGTFGSLRYVGNAKIVDPGGNILDTTLLGSGLAVAEVDIAESFTAMRAGMFHLRDRRPEVYGMLVEADTDPDAAAAFAWRDLAHA
- a CDS encoding MSMEG_0572/Sll0783 family nitrogen starvation response protein codes for the protein MPSFDETITENIAASLAEIPHPSLPKGSNIYGGTKIFPDYQAENGESYFTLVHGIAHESSVSFVAVLQATRALRKGFESAMYFYGPGAINCLATRGFPTTGDSGFPGEQNINNSLETFISEGGTVFCCRFGLALHGGREEDLIEGVIPAHPLDVQDALIHYARKGAIINSTYMV
- a CDS encoding ZIP family metal transporter; the protein is MLTAVLYGLATAIPIAVGAAIGLRWNLPNPVLATLMAFGAGTMIAAVSTELFEPAFTQAGTGVAAVALFSGTAVYVVADRLVETKLGATAIGPALMIGVFLDGVPENTALGVSLTAGGSLVLVVAIAVGNVPEAVSGASLMRREHDASMRSALAMWTFTAVVLVAVTVGGYAMADAIPATAISVVQAFAGGATLGVLANSLMPEAYREGGWWVGLATAGGFLLAFVLG
- a CDS encoding alpha/beta hydrolase → MVMADRPEVQTASAPVTALTVVGLAQSMINGLARVPFRKPWSGPSGLLDNLGQSVTRQTIRAFMGYSMGLPIEEFRSMEKILDDVCRVVMPPFVELTDGVELTDDIVGGVPGLWCRAKASSDAYVDDFDDKQEIGATILYLHGGGYIGTSPMMYSAFASSLVRISGHEVFIADYRMAPEFPFPAGVHDAADVYRGLLGRDVDPEHIIVAGDSGGGGLAASLVAYLRDHDLPRPGALALFSPEIDLDLDHPSITDNAPYDILPWSIPVTPYLHGVQPNDARVSPINGEPDPSWFPPTFVCWGGSEMFRDGIRDFAARLEASDVTTHAIEEPGMFHVFPILMPWAEASKRVFRALSELAEGHVEGDPEAAQTH